Within the Leishmania donovani BPK282A1 complete genome, chromosome 6 genome, the region CCCCGACTGTGTGACGCGATGTGAGCGGCCCGCCTGTTACTGCAAGACAGTGGAAtcaaggaagaaaaaaactTGACAAACGAATAATGTCCGGTTCGTGACTCAAAGCACGTGATGGTCCAGCACAAGCCACGTAGAatgctcgctgctgctgcgctaccgTGCTGCCGACGACCAACGGAGTATTCAACTCAAAGTTGATCGAAGCTGCGGACGGCAAAGACGAAATACGTGCAGGCTCCAGCTAGCAAGGTACCGAAAAAACACACGGCTGCGCATGCACCCTCGCTtcccgcacacacagcaaatCACGACAGTCACATAGCGAAATATAAGTGTGGGATGTGCATGGCACCGCGGTAGAGAGAGTGGCCTACACCCACTGTCTCTTCGTCAAAAAGTACTCCGTCAACCGTGCCTCCGGCGTGCCAGGTTCTGGCTGCCAATCGTAGCCccagcgcgcacgcggcggcagtgaaaTCAAGATGGACTCGGTTCGACCGCCAGACTGGAGGCCGAACTTCGTGCCGCGGTCAATCACCAGGTTGAACTCCGCGTACCGTCCGCGGCGGAACTCTTGGAACTCCACCTGCTGTTCTGTGTATGGTGTGTTCTTGCGCCGGTTCACAATTGGGATGTACGCATCAATGTAGCCCTTGCCCACCGCCTGCACAAATTCGAAGCATTTCTCAAACGGCCACTCGTTAAGGTCGTCGAAGAAGAGGCCGCCAATCCCACGGGCCTCGTTTCGGTAAGGTATGAAGAAGTACTCGTCACACCACACCTTGAAGCGCGTGTACACGTCAGCGCCGAAGGGCTTGCAGAGGTCCTGTGCGACTTGGTGGAAGTAGCGGCAGTCTTCCTCCACAGCATAGTACGGCGTGAGATCGAAGCCGCCACCGAACCACCACACCGGCTCcttgccctccctctcggcAACAAAGAGACGCACATTCGCGTGCGATGTGGGGACATGGGGGTTCTTTGGATGGATAACAAGCGAGACTCCCATCGCCTGGAAGTTGCAACCAGTCATGTCAGGGTGCCGCTCTGTCGAGGACCCTGGCAGTCCCTTCCCATACACGTGTGAAAAGTTCACGCCGCCCTTTTCGATCACGGCGCCATTCACCATGACGCGCgtgcggccgccaccgccgccctcgcgtGTCCACTTATCTTCCATGAACGTTGCCTGTCCGTCCTCCGCCTCGAGAGCTTCACATATGTCATCCTGAAGCTTCACAAGAAAGTCCTTTACAGCTTCGATTGCAAGCGACATTTTTAGAGAAAATATTTGTCTGGGCCACGCGTGGGGGTGATAAGGTAACACTACGGTGATGGAGACCCGCGCTACTGTCTCTTTTCGACTTATCCTGAGCCAACGATGCAacaaggaagaaaaaaaagctcATGAGAGAGCGAGTGCTTCACCGTGAGAGGTGATAAGAGGGCAAACATAAAAGGAACAGTAGCAGCGGGCACACACTGTCACAGCGCAAGGCAGTTGAAAGCACCTGTGAACACAAAAGCTGCCAAGAGCACAAAAAGAGCTGGAAGACGCAACTGTGGCACTTTAGCTGTGCGGCACAAGGTGTTTTCCTGAGATCGTATAAAATCAGATGCTACACACAGTGAGGGATGCCAGCTTTGTTTTCTCCATGAGGAGTTGACGCCCGCATAACATTTTATCCTTACGAGAACTTTCGGATGCGCCTTTCCGTTTCGAACACAAGCGAAGAGGGTTTTCGTCGCTCTTGTTTCAGCATCTTCAATATGCCGTACAAGATGAGGTAAACACCACCCCACCCGGCCTGTAGCACGCCCCATCGGCTGCTTTGCAGCAGCCGTACACACGCACTACAACAGTGCACCAACTCAGTCATCTCAACAAGGCCTCTTCCTCAACCTCTACCCACCACCTGCCTCGCAGGTCCCCACTTGGCGCATCCCTATCAGGGCGGCTAAGGATTCTTACAGCAGTGGGCAGTGTGGCGGCCGGGGGGAATAGGTTCGGCTTGCATTCGCCCGTCGTCCATCACCTGGATGACACAAACCCGTTCAGTTCCACAGGCCGCTCCGATACTACGCTATGCACGACCTGAACGCCGACATCCATAGCGCTACATCGCTCTCACCTTCCCCACGTCGTAAGTGCGTAGCTCTGACACCACCAGAAGAAGATTCGCATTGCTAGGGATAGAACCGCCGCCTGGCTTTCACAGAGAATAGGCACCGGAAACTGAAGCCACATCCAGAAGTCTCCCTTCGCGAGAACAGAACCGAAAGCGCATTAATGAGCACGCTCTATCCGCGTTTTGCAACGATTATACGGATTCCGACAACGACAGCCGCTGACATGCCGACTATCGCGAGCAAACAGCGCGCACCGTTGCCACTTCTGAGAATACCATCAGGCTTCTCTGCTGCATTCGCCTTCGGCCGCGGTGGTACTGCCAAAGGTAAAGCTGCGAAGTCAGACGCAAATACTCGAACAGCACCCCAATCAGTGTACACAATTTCTTTCGTCGAATCCGTTTCCCCACCTGTGACCATCATAATGAATTGAATCAGGACCCGATCAAAAAAGTTGTAGCGAGGATACCGCAACGCGCCTGCAAAGACACCGACAAGTTGCGGAAACCATGATGACTGATTGAGAAACTTCCGTGTGTAAACGTTAGTCGTAGCGGTGTTCTTGTCTGACTTGCGTGCTGTGAGATTGACGCTGACGAAAGCCGACGGCATAGCGTTAAGCTCACTATGGTGCTGCTTGACATACTTGATAAAGGCAGCGCTAAAATGCCCGTAGCGAATGGACGCACCGAGGAGAACCTTTTCGTAGTCTGCCAGCACGTAACTGTTACCGTCCTTGATGTCGACAACATCGCACCGCGCCTTTGTCTCGTCGGTGAGTAGCGTTGCTATTGTATCCACAATCGTTTTGGTATGCCCGTCTGTTGTAGAGTACAACATTAGGTACTTGGGGCTCTGTGACGCCATTGTGAACAGACAGAAGCTGAATGCTGACAAAATTCCCTGAAGCACGTCACTTGAGAAACACGCAGCACCCCTGATTCAAGGCAACAACTCCGCAGATGGCGAACTTGTAAAAGGGAAAGAATACATGCTAGCACCTTGCTGTCGGTGATTAAGTGTTTGGCGTGAAACCAACTCCCACGATAAAAGCGAGAAAAAGCAGTGAGTAAAAGCATAGACCAAGGCCCAAGAAGATCAGAGAAACGATCTATCTTCGTCGTTGCAAACACTCTTCCGCCGACGACGCTCCGACGTCTACACATACAGCGCCTCTTCTGTGTAACACAGTAATACCAAATGCCACATGTTAGCAGTACGCTGTCTCAGGCGTTCATTCTGCTACAACCATTACTTTTTTACACAGTATTCCCTTTCACGCTCACTCGAATCGCCTGGAAAAGAATGCAAAATAGAGAAAAAGACCAAGAGGCACGTATGGGTTCTGCGAAACGGAAAAAGAAAAGTAAACTGTGTGTGATAGAGGGAGAGCACTTCCATATCAGTAAATAAGTTCAGTCAAAGATAGGAACAACTAActgctttcctttctttttttgctATCACGCTCATTCTGCGCTAAAACATGAGGTGGACTCCACTCTACCCTGCCTGTTCAACGCCAGCCTCCTGGTGCGAAACCGCCGTAGGCGCAGGCGATACAGCAATGCNNNNNNNNNNNNNNNNNNNNNNNNNNNNNNNNNNNNNNNNNNNNNNNNNNNNNNNNNNNNNNNNNNNNNNNNNNNNNNNNNNNNNNNNNNNNNNNNNNNAACACTTCGCCCATTATGTGGAGGCACCGGCGCGTTTACACTGTCCCAGGTGactccgacgcaacgccatccaggatcTGATGGCCGACATGCGTAGCGCCACACCGCTCTGACTTATCGATGACGTCAATGCTTCGTCCTAGTACCATACTGAGGGGTACACCCTCATAAAGGAAAGAACtaaagaaaggaaaaaaaaaaaaaggatgcTGCGACCCCAGAATcactgaaaaaaaaagggagtTGCACGCAGGAAATATTCCAAAAgcggggggggaggggcggctcTCAGGCTCCCCGCCACACCAGCAGTGGGCGCTGTGAAGGCCGGGGCGTGGGTGGGACAGGTTCGAGGCACGCGAACACTTCGCCCATTATGTGGAGGCACCGGCGCGTTTACACTGTCCCAGGTGactccgacgcaacgccatccaggatcTGATGGCCGACATGCGTAGCGCCACACCGCTCTGACTTATCGATGACGTCAATGCTTCGTCCTAGTACCATACTGAGGGGTACACCCTCATAAAGGAAAGAACtaaagaaaggaaaaaaaaaaaaaggatgcTGCGACCCCAGAATcactgaaaaaaaaagggagtTGCACGCAGGAAATATTCcaaaagcaaaaagaaatACCGATGTGAACACGCTGCTCACCCATTTCACTCTTCCTTCAGTGCTTACGCATTTCCACCGCAGTAACAATCGAGGCAATTCCGAAGGCGATGGCCAAGCGGTTCCAGCGCTTCGACTTATCAGACTCCTTTTTCTGCTGATTCCCGTTCTCTTCTCCACCCTTGCAGGATGAAGCAGACCTGTAGACTTCAGAGAAATGATTGCCGTCAACCAACCACTCATTTAGCATTACCGCTGCATCGACGGAGTGGTTCATCTTCTCAAAGTCCTTCGTGATGTCGCCGTCCTTATAGCGCATGAGAATGCTGCTGCCACCTGGATGCATGCGAGTTGCAAACTCCAGCGGAACATCGTACTTGTTTCCGCGGTNNNNNNNNNNNNNNNNNNNNNNNNNNNNNNNNNNNNNNNNNNNNNNNNNNNNNNNNNNNNNNNNNNNNNNNNNNNNNNNNNNNNNNNNNNNNNNNNNNNACCGCAGTAACAATCGAGGCAATTCCGAAGGCGATGGCCAAGCGGTTCCAGCGCTTCGACTTATCAGACTCCTTTTTCTGCTGATTCCCGTTCTCTTCTCCACCCTTGCAGGATGAAGCAGACCTGTAGACTTCAGAGAAATGATTGCCGTCAACCAACCACTCATTTAGCATTACCGCTGCATCGACGGAGTGGTTCATCTTCTCAAAGTCCTTCGTGATGTCGCCGTCCTTATAGCGCATGAGAATGCTGCTGCCACCTGGATGCATGCGAGTTGCAAACTCCAGCGGAACATCGTACTTGTTTCCGCGGTAATAAACGCGGATGGAGGAGGGCTCGGCAACGTACTGCATGATGTACTGCTTACAGTTTATGTTGGGTTTGTTGGTCGCAAAACAGTTGACTGGCTTATGAAGTTGAAAACTGCCCACGCAAAGAGGAAAAGACAATCGCGTCGCTTTTTGATCAATGGAGAACGAAATGAGAGTGGAATGCAAAAAGGCAAAGAGAGATGAGAGGCGGCAAGGGGCACAAGAGCGCAACGCATCCACATGCCCATTCGCCCCGCGTTGTTGAGACACCCACTACAACGATACTCGTGCCATCTCTTGCTTCCGAGACGTGTCAAATTTGCAGTCGGCATGTCGCCCTTTTGTGTTGTTTTTCCTCATTTCAGGCTACATGGATCATGATGCACCGGTGCGAGAGAAATGCGCGCAGAGGTTGCGAGTAgtaaaacaaaaacaaaagcaCACAATGATTCCCGCTTACAAGGAGTCCCGATAATTGCATGACGGATTCCCATTCCCTTCGGCGAGCCTCTATCGTAACAGAAAATTCTGTGATCCAAAGGTGAAAATACGAAGAGCTTGCGTGTCGCTTGCCCCTATTTGAAGTCGCTAGCTCGCCAAGACAGCTTCAGATGGACTGGCCACATTGCAGAGCAGGAGCGAAAAGCACGCGAAAGCGAAAAGAAGCCCAGCTTCCAAGATGCGCTTGAACAAGCTAAGGTTATCCAGTCGCAACTCTTTACACCGAAACAGAGGCCGTGAGGTAGATTGCGTTACGAAAAATACAACCCGAATCCCTTGTGCAACGCGGTTATTGGCTGCTTGTCGCTGCGCTCGGAAGCGGCGCTCAACCCAAGCGAGCTCCATggttcccccccccactgTTTTACAAGTTGCCTCGCATTTGTTTCCTACCGGCTCAGGCAAACTCACACTCGCATCTGCAAATCTTGTAGGGGGAAGAGCGGCAGGAAGGCGATAAACAACGTAGCAGCTACCCACCAAAAAGTAGTGGCGGCCCGTTTTACCCCATGTGCAAAAAGGAATTCTGACTTCAATGCCGGTGCACCTTCAGACAGGCACCGTTTGGGACGCTCAGAGAAGCGTGGTGGTAGCCGGAGAGACACTGGCGCAGGCTCAACGACATGATTCGAGCCTGTGTATCAGCCCGTTAGTGTTTTACTTCGTTTCCTGCGCCCACTCTTCGACCGTAGTGCCACTCTATTTTACTGTAGCACTTTTTGTCTGAGTTCCACCGCAGCCACTAGCCTCCTTCTTTTGCACCTCGTCTCCGCACTTtgaacagcagcacctgcgggCAGCTCTCAAATGATAATTACTGAGGCTCCACAGGACGCAGTGGTGGAGACGCCACTCACCTTCCGTGTCGGGCAGCATCCCttcggcagcgtcggcatAGCCTTCACCGCAGCCCAACGAGCCAAACATCCAATACTCAGGTGGTGCACTGACGACAGCGCAGATTGCAGGTTGCCCCTCCGCCGACTGATGGCCTGCTCGTGCATATTGAAAGTTACTGTGGCAAAGACTGCCGTCTTGCCCCCATGACCTCTCACCGCAGACGACTTGTTTACGGGGAGATGCGTAGGACCGACGCTTTCAACAAAGTCACCGTACAGCAGAAAATGGGTGACGAAACGACTGCGGCCACTTTGAAGACAGCGCACAGCACCACACTAGACGAAGAACGGCTCCATGTCCCGTTGTGGGCGGCGCTCTGCGGGCGCACAGTGCATGTCTGCCTCGATTTCGTAAAAGGAGATAGTGCATCCCGCTCGCTACTTCTCTACCATCACGCTTTGATAAGCGCGGCTCAGAGgttgcttttcttttgctttttcCCCTTTCACACTAACGGCAACTTGTTCCTGCCCCATTCGGAAATTGATGCCATCTGGTACTGCGTTTCGCAATCTCTTTTCTGTCTGAGAGACCCATGGAGCCCACCGGGAGC harbors:
- a CDS encoding protoporphyrinogen oxidase-like protein; protein product: MASQSPKYLMLYSTTDGHTKTIVDTIATLLTDETKARCDVVDIKDGNSYVLADYEKVLLGASIRYGHFSAAFIKYVKQHHSELNAMPSAFVSVNLTARKSDKNTATTNVYTRKFLNQSSWFPQLVGVFAGALRYPRYNFFDRVLIQFIMMVTGGETDSTKEIVYTDWGAVRVFASDFAALPLAVPPRPKANAAEKPDGILRSGNGARCLLAIVGMSAAVVVGIRIIVAKRG
- a CDS encoding coproporphyrinogen III oxidase, with product MSLAIEAVKDFLVKLQDDICEALEAEDGQATFMEDKWTREGGGGGRTRVMVNGAVIEKGGVNFSHVYGKGLPGSSTERHPDMTGCNFQAMGVSLVIHPKNPHVPTSHANVRLFVAEREGKEPVWWFGGGFDLTPYYAVEEDCRYFHQVAQDLCKPFGADVYTRFKVWCDEYFFIPYRNEARGIGGLFFDDLNEWPFEKCFEFVQAVGKGYIDAYIPIVNRRKNTPYTEQQVEFQEFRRGRYAEFNLVIDRGTKFGLQSGGRTESILISLPPRARWGYDWQPEPGTPEARLTEYFLTKRQWV